A single region of the Fenollaria sporofastidiosus genome encodes:
- a CDS encoding FHA domain-containing protein: MDFFSILSMILKYVFIIIIYLFVFQIAKMIFQDIKSTQASKKGAYLKLIDDEAKDKIYPIRESLSVGRDRYSDIRLDYNFISKNHFIIEEDGGEYYLRDLGSKNGTYVNGTKIDDEVILEDGDVIEVNDIKFVFVNREL, translated from the coding sequence GTGGACTTTTTTTCAATACTGTCTATGATACTAAAGTATGTATTCATAATTATTATATATCTCTTCGTCTTTCAAATAGCGAAGATGATTTTTCAAGATATAAAGTCTACTCAAGCTTCGAAGAAGGGTGCTTACTTAAAGCTCATCGATGACGAAGCGAAGGACAAGATATATCCAATTAGAGAGAGCTTAAGTGTGGGACGCGATAGGTACTCAGACATTAGGCTTGATTACAATTTCATATCGAAGAACCACTTCATCATCGAAGAGGACGGAGGCGAGTATTACCTAAGAGATCTTGGTAGCAAAAACGGCACTTATGTCAATGGCACTAAGATTGATGACGAGGTCATACTTGAGGACGGAGACGTCATAGAAGTAAATGATATAAAATTTGTTTTTGTGAACAGGGAGCTATAG
- a CDS encoding regulatory protein RecX: MNEKAYNYAIKYLKNIKTKKDVYDYLIRKGFSDEETSEVCDYIEEVGLVDDDLYIKFFVEDSFRIKNKGARKIAYELKQRGIDDDKIYEAMEEAKDMECDALKDAYERKLDATKSETDQYKRKNKIIRFLISRGFDYSDIKDIVDI, from the coding sequence ATGAACGAGAAGGCTTATAACTATGCAATTAAATATTTGAAGAACATCAAGACTAAGAAGGACGTCTACGACTACCTAATACGTAAAGGCTTTAGTGACGAAGAGACTAGTGAGGTCTGTGACTATATAGAAGAGGTCGGCCTTGTTGATGATGATCTATACATTAAGTTCTTCGTTGAAGATAGCTTTCGCATTAAGAACAAGGGTGCAAGAAAGATCGCCTACGAGTTAAAGCAAAGAGGCATAGATGATGATAAGATTTACGAGGCGATGGAAGAAGCAAAAGATATGGAATGCGATGCACTTAAGGATGCATATGAAAGAAAACTCGACGCAACAAAGAGCGAGACTGACCAGTACAAAAGAAAGAACAAGATCATTCGCTTCCTAATAAGTAGAGGCTTCGACTACTCAGACATTAAGGACATAGTTGATATATAA
- a CDS encoding GIY-YIG nuclease family protein, whose amino-acid sequence MSKLYYIYMLRCKDGSIYTGYTDNIYKRIEKHRSGKGAKYTRGRGPFELVHYESFLTKEEAMQREAAIKKLTKEAKLKLIERDAKKE is encoded by the coding sequence ATGAGTAAGCTCTACTACATCTACATGCTTAGGTGCAAGGATGGTTCCATATACACAGGCTACACCGACAACATCTACAAGCGCATAGAAAAGCACAGAAGTGGCAAGGGTGCGAAGTACACAAGAGGGCGTGGACCCTTTGAGCTCGTCCACTACGAGAGTTTCTTAACAAAGGAAGAAGCCATGCAAAGAGAGGCAGCGATTAAGAAGCTGACTAAAGAAGCAAAATTAAAATTAATAGAGCGTGACGCAAAAAAAGAGTAG